A genomic region of Leptolyngbya sp. NIES-2104 contains the following coding sequences:
- a CDS encoding 4-hydroxybenzoate solanesyltransferase, translated as MWTQPNPSSEPTWLIIARLLRWHKPEGRLILMIPALWAVFLASGGTPPWLLVVIIILGTLATSAAGCVANDLWDRNIDPHVERTRDRPLASRALSVKVGIVVGIVSLLCAAGLALFLNPLTFWLCVAAVPVILLYPAAKRVFPVPQLVLSIAWGFAVLISWSAVSCSTTSDASCLPQPMWLLWGATVLWTLGFDTVYAMSDREDDKRIGVKSSALFFGRYAPYAIAAFYVGTVLILAKLGIVMQLNVWYWVALAISAIVWAWQSYKLAQPSIPNPFYAFSFKQNVWIGFLLLAGMIAGS; from the coding sequence ATGTGGACTCAGCCGAACCCCTCTTCAGAACCGACATGGCTCATCATTGCGCGATTGTTGCGCTGGCATAAACCCGAAGGGCGACTCATATTAATGATTCCAGCACTGTGGGCTGTGTTCCTGGCATCAGGAGGAACTCCACCCTGGTTACTGGTAGTCATTATTATTTTAGGCACGTTAGCGACGAGTGCGGCGGGCTGTGTAGCAAATGATTTGTGGGATCGCAATATTGATCCGCACGTCGAACGAACTCGCGATCGTCCTTTAGCTTCCAGAGCGCTCTCTGTCAAAGTCGGAATTGTAGTCGGCATAGTCTCGCTTCTCTGTGCGGCAGGATTAGCGCTGTTTCTCAATCCGCTCACTTTCTGGCTCTGTGTCGCAGCCGTTCCCGTAATTTTGCTGTACCCGGCTGCGAAACGAGTCTTCCCAGTGCCGCAGTTAGTTTTATCGATCGCCTGGGGTTTCGCCGTTTTAATTAGCTGGAGTGCGGTCAGTTGCAGCACTACTTCAGACGCCTCTTGCTTGCCACAACCGATGTGGTTACTCTGGGGTGCGACGGTGCTTTGGACGTTGGGATTTGACACGGTATATGCCATGTCCGATCGCGAAGATGATAAACGCATCGGAGTAAAATCGAGTGCGCTATTTTTTGGACGATATGCTCCTTATGCGATCGCTGCCTTTTACGTTGGAACTGTGTTGATTCTGGCAAAACTTGGAATCGTGATGCAGTTAAATGTCTGGTACTGGGTCGCATTGGCAATTAGCGCGATCGTTTGGGCATGGCAATCCTACAAACTCGCTCAGCCCTCAATTCCCAATCCCTTTTACGCTTTCAGCTTTAAGCAAAATGTCTGGATCGGGTTCCTCTTACTCGCTGGAATGATCGCGGGAAGCTAA
- a CDS encoding type II toxin-antitoxin system VapC family toxin — protein MRYLLDTCVISDFIKGETNTQSRLRQTSPADIAVSSITVMELRYGLALNPQRAQKIEPTIVSLLTSITILPFTAAEAEQAAQIRATLKTQGQQIGAYDVLIAATALEHNLIMVTSNQREFVRVPNLQLENWRQSP, from the coding sequence ATGCGATATCTTCTTGACACTTGCGTAATCAGCGATTTCATCAAAGGCGAAACCAATACTCAATCTAGGCTTAGACAAACTTCACCTGCTGATATTGCAGTTTCTAGTATTACAGTCATGGAACTGCGCTACGGTTTAGCACTTAATCCACAGCGCGCCCAAAAAATCGAACCCACGATCGTTAGTCTTCTCACCTCAATTACGATTCTTCCTTTCACCGCTGCTGAAGCTGAGCAGGCGGCTCAAATCCGCGCCACTCTCAAAACTCAAGGACAACAGATTGGCGCTTACGATGTGTTAATTGCTGCAACTGCCCTTGAACACAATCTGATAATGGTCACATCAAATCAGCGAGAATTCGTGCGAGTGCCTAACCTACAGCTTGAGAATTGGAGACAGTCACCGTAG
- a CDS encoding photosystem II manganese-stabilizing polypeptide, giving the protein MRYRAFFVTLLAFCLSVLTACSEPAQSAEGLTYEQIRGTGLANSCPQIEETSRGSIAIENGKTYSITGLCLQPTTYFVKEESANKRREAEFVPAKVMTRYTSSIDAVSGTLTAKPDGSLTFKEEDGLDFQAITVQLPGGERVPFLFTIKGLVATTSPGSSSINTSTDFIGDFRVPSYRTSNFLDPKGRGLTTGYDNAVALPASADSEELRKENVKQFQLDKGTISLQVAKIDSASGEIAGTFESEQPSETDMGSREASDVKIRGLFYARVAPDA; this is encoded by the coding sequence ATGAGGTATCGCGCATTCTTTGTGACACTGCTGGCGTTCTGCCTGAGTGTTCTAACTGCTTGTAGTGAACCCGCACAAAGCGCGGAAGGCTTAACGTACGAGCAGATTCGCGGAACAGGCTTAGCCAATAGCTGCCCGCAAATCGAGGAAACATCTCGCGGCTCGATCGCGATCGAAAACGGTAAAACCTATTCGATCACCGGATTGTGCCTGCAACCGACCACCTACTTCGTCAAAGAAGAATCAGCCAACAAGCGCCGTGAAGCTGAATTTGTCCCGGCAAAAGTGATGACCCGTTACACGTCCTCGATCGATGCTGTGTCGGGAACGTTGACAGCGAAACCAGACGGTAGCTTGACCTTCAAGGAAGAAGACGGTCTTGACTTCCAAGCCATCACCGTTCAGTTACCGGGTGGCGAACGAGTTCCCTTCTTGTTCACGATCAAAGGACTGGTCGCAACCACTTCACCCGGTTCATCCAGCATCAACACTTCGACCGACTTCATCGGAGACTTCCGCGTTCCGTCGTATCGGACTTCTAACTTCCTCGATCCGAAAGGTCGCGGTCTGACCACGGGTTACGATAACGCGGTCGCGCTTCCTGCTTCGGCAGATTCGGAAGAACTGAGAAAGGAAAACGTCAAGCAATTCCAGCTTGATAAAGGGACAATCTCGCTGCAAGTCGCGAAGATTGACAGTGCATCGGGCGAAATCGCAGGCACGTTTGAAAGCGAACAGCCTTCCGAGACTGACATGGGTTCTCGTGAAGCAAGCGATGTGAAAATTCGCGGTTTGTTCTACGCAAGAGTTGCACCGGACGCTTAG
- a CDS encoding RNA polymerase sigma factor SigF: protein MPNLSSELRSETLQLLREYQQSGSASVRNQLVELNIGLVRKEAHHWVNQCTENYDDLLQVGSIGLIRAIERFNMSKGHAFSSFAIPYIRGEIQHYLRDKSPSVRIPRRWQALQRQAVWIIRDFQTQQRRAPSDAEIAAALEISIGEWQEIRLSAQNRALLSLDAPVGDEDGSAFLGDLVPDSRYRSFQLAQEDQIRLQQALVQLEHRTREVLEFVFLYDLTQKETAERLGISAVTVSRQVKKGLQKLQAIMTCSEA, encoded by the coding sequence ATGCCTAATCTTTCGAGCGAGTTGAGAAGCGAAACGTTGCAACTTCTCCGTGAATATCAACAGTCGGGATCGGCTTCTGTTCGGAATCAATTGGTCGAGTTAAACATCGGCTTGGTCAGGAAAGAAGCACATCATTGGGTGAATCAGTGTACGGAAAATTACGATGATTTGCTTCAGGTTGGATCGATCGGGTTAATTCGAGCGATCGAGCGGTTCAATATGTCAAAGGGTCATGCTTTTAGCTCGTTCGCGATTCCGTATATTCGAGGCGAGATTCAGCACTATTTGAGAGATAAAAGCCCCTCAGTGAGAATTCCTCGACGCTGGCAAGCCCTTCAACGGCAAGCCGTCTGGATCATTCGAGATTTTCAGACGCAACAACGGAGAGCACCGAGCGATGCAGAAATTGCGGCGGCGTTGGAAATCTCGATCGGAGAATGGCAAGAAATCCGCCTTTCTGCTCAGAATCGAGCATTACTCAGCTTGGATGCTCCAGTCGGCGATGAAGACGGTTCTGCGTTTTTGGGCGATTTGGTTCCTGATTCTCGATATCGCAGCTTTCAACTGGCTCAAGAAGATCAGATTCGACTTCAGCAAGCTTTGGTGCAGTTAGAACATCGCACCCGTGAGGTTTTGGAATTTGTCTTTCTATACGATTTGACTCAGAAGGAAACCGCAGAACGCTTGGGGATTAGTGCAGTTACGGTTTCACGTCAGGTGAAAAAAGGACTGCAAAAGCTTCAGGCGATCATGACCTGTAGCGAAGCTTAA
- a CDS encoding DUF6391 domain-containing protein, whose amino-acid sequence MTASVSEFDTFLNSLLPTPQASQDTELLQQIGFIPGLREILMVRQVHALEHATVWILSGLPDRRIAPPNWTDNSGLGGLSTENGFYLYGQTNTAEIKRAVNQALERITSGEWNLAVHPRCGTNLSVGMLLTASIALGIHLILPRNPIEQLVGLGVAATTASQLAPELGRFVQQYVTTSIPFNLRVREVSIVQDSWGRPAHFIQTEWID is encoded by the coding sequence ATGACTGCAAGTGTTTCTGAGTTCGATACGTTTTTGAATTCCTTGCTGCCGACTCCTCAAGCGTCCCAAGATACGGAGTTGCTTCAGCAGATTGGATTTATTCCTGGTTTACGAGAAATTCTTATGGTGCGGCAGGTTCATGCCCTTGAACATGCAACCGTTTGGATTCTGAGTGGATTGCCCGATCGTAGAATTGCCCCGCCGAACTGGACAGATAACAGCGGACTGGGTGGACTCTCGACTGAGAACGGCTTTTATCTGTATGGGCAGACGAATACGGCTGAGATTAAACGCGCCGTGAATCAGGCTCTAGAGCGCATCACCAGCGGCGAATGGAATTTAGCGGTACATCCTCGGTGTGGGACAAACCTTTCTGTGGGGATGTTGCTGACGGCATCGATCGCACTTGGAATTCATTTGATTTTGCCGCGAAACCCGATCGAACAACTGGTCGGATTAGGAGTCGCAGCGACAACCGCTTCACAGCTTGCCCCTGAACTTGGGCGATTCGTGCAGCAATATGTGACGACTTCGATTCCGTTTAATCTGCGGGTTCGCGAGGTGTCGATCGTGCAAGATTCCTGGGGTCGTCCCGCACATTTTATTCAAACTGAATGGATCGATTAG
- a CDS encoding esterase family protein: MYFTRFFSAAYLGLLVGCSRSAPTAIAPTPQNTTPIPAPSPVISQPKILKPPVSAPTQSGLNYQLVTYQSRVMGSDRQYGIVLPPGYEKQLQTRYPVVFLLHGGHGDPTAWFVKGQALKVIENLYASEKLPPSIIVTPDGNDSRGTSPYWDPEYVNGRYGNVVDAIGDELVQEIKARYRTQNDSRYWAIGGLSSGGWGALNVGLHNPQNFKTMFSHSGFFIDKSGAENSPIEYVQTLDPQTRKSIAVYLDAGEGDGRYLAESREFHQVLKQLQIENQFNEFPGGHGVKGQDVGWGFWRKHLADSLSYVGERFRNVDRISKQ, from the coding sequence ATGTATTTCACAAGATTTTTTAGCGCCGCTTATCTCGGTCTGCTAGTTGGGTGTTCACGCTCAGCACCGACAGCCATTGCGCCAACACCACAAAATACAACACCAATTCCCGCACCGTCGCCCGTCATTTCACAGCCGAAGATTCTTAAGCCACCTGTAAGCGCACCGACACAATCAGGATTGAACTATCAGCTTGTGACTTATCAGAGTCGGGTGATGGGAAGTGATCGACAATATGGAATCGTGCTACCTCCGGGATATGAGAAACAGTTGCAAACTCGATATCCGGTTGTGTTCTTGTTGCATGGGGGACATGGTGATCCGACGGCTTGGTTTGTAAAAGGTCAAGCTTTGAAGGTGATTGAAAATTTGTATGCAAGTGAGAAGTTACCGCCTTCGATTATTGTGACACCAGACGGAAATGATAGTCGCGGGACGAGTCCGTATTGGGACCCGGAATATGTCAACGGGCGGTATGGGAATGTTGTTGACGCGATCGGGGATGAGCTAGTTCAGGAAATTAAGGCGCGGTATCGGACACAGAATGATTCAAGATATTGGGCGATCGGGGGATTGTCTTCGGGCGGTTGGGGCGCGTTGAATGTGGGGCTACACAATCCGCAGAATTTCAAAACAATGTTCAGTCATAGTGGCTTTTTCATCGATAAAAGCGGTGCGGAAAATAGCCCGATCGAGTATGTTCAAACGCTTGATCCGCAGACTCGAAAATCGATCGCGGTTTATCTTGATGCAGGGGAAGGAGATGGTCGATATCTAGCGGAATCGCGAGAATTTCACCAAGTACTGAAGCAGCTTCAAATCGAGAATCAATTTAATGAGTTTCCTGGTGGACATGGGGTGAAAGGGCAAGATGTCGGTTGGGGATTTTGGCGTAAACATTTGGCGGATTCGTTGAGCTATGTGGGAGAGCGGTTTCGGAATGTCGATCGTATTTCTAAACAATAA
- a CDS encoding 2Fe-2S iron-sulfur cluster-binding protein produces MQPTDTDIQATEPVEEVVVEAPKPTFQSASINFVKEGKEVVAAQGANLRIKAIENQVDLYTFGGKLMNCGGNGQCGTCVVEIVEGMENLSPRTAFEERKLKKKPASYRFACQALVNGPVSVKTKP; encoded by the coding sequence ATGCAACCGACAGACACTGATATCCAAGCGACTGAACCCGTTGAAGAAGTCGTCGTAGAAGCGCCGAAACCCACGTTTCAGTCTGCCTCGATCAATTTTGTGAAAGAAGGTAAAGAAGTGGTTGCGGCACAAGGGGCAAATTTGCGGATCAAAGCGATCGAGAACCAAGTGGATCTCTACACGTTCGGCGGCAAGCTGATGAACTGCGGCGGGAATGGACAATGTGGCACCTGCGTTGTAGAAATCGTTGAAGGCATGGAAAATCTTTCTCCTCGTACCGCATTTGAAGAGCGCAAACTGAAGAAAAAACCCGCTTCTTATCGGTTCGCTTGTCAGGCATTAGTCAACGGTCCGGTCAGTGTTAAGACCAAACCTTAG
- the psbM gene encoding photosystem II reaction center protein PsbM: protein MQVNELGFIASILFVLVPSVFLLILYIQTASRQTKDE from the coding sequence ATGCAAGTTAACGAATTAGGATTTATTGCGTCGATTTTGTTTGTGCTTGTACCGAGCGTGTTTCTGCTGATTCTCTATATCCAAACTGCCAGCCGCCAAACGAAAGACGAGTAA
- a CDS encoding N-acetyltransferase yields the protein MSVSSRETDFSSPTRYRIREVQPSDLYEIAGILVDSFPLYPAFLPWLAPIIRVGIHEDLRSRTRFPAPNYVCLVAIDSSDRAERIVGTVETGLRTSNPWQPRNNQYVYLSNLAVREDVRRQGVAQQLLLACEPYVREWNYRNIYLHVLETNEPAKRLYFKLGYRLEEIQPSWDWFLGKPRRMFLRKEVVRE from the coding sequence GTGAGCGTTTCTTCGCGTGAGACAGATTTTTCGAGTCCTACTCGGTATCGGATTCGGGAGGTGCAGCCTTCGGATTTGTATGAGATTGCGGGAATTTTAGTTGATAGTTTTCCGCTGTATCCGGCGTTTTTGCCGTGGTTGGCTCCGATTATTCGGGTTGGAATTCATGAGGATTTGCGGAGTCGGACCCGGTTTCCTGCGCCGAATTATGTTTGTTTGGTTGCGATCGATTCGAGCGATCGAGCAGAACGAATTGTCGGAACGGTTGAGACCGGTTTGCGAACCTCGAATCCTTGGCAACCGAGAAATAATCAGTATGTGTATTTGTCGAATTTGGCGGTACGGGAAGACGTGAGACGGCAGGGAGTCGCGCAGCAGTTGTTACTCGCGTGTGAACCGTATGTGCGGGAATGGAATTATCGCAATATTTATCTGCACGTGCTGGAGACGAATGAGCCAGCGAAGCGGTTGTATTTTAAGTTGGGCTATCGGCTGGAGGAGATTCAGCCAAGTTGGGATTGGTTTCTGGGTAAGCCAAGGCGAATGTTTTTACGGAAGGAAGTTGTGCGTGAATGA
- a CDS encoding YihY/virulence factor BrkB family protein, protein MRFKTIVRLVRETVNEWNEDNVPLWAAALAYYTMFSLAPLLIIVIAIAGAIYGEEAARGEIVRQIQGLVGRDGAEFIQSMIQNASKPDSGGGIATLIGIGFLIFGASGVFGQLQAALNTIWEVKPKPGRAVKSFVQARFLSFAMVLVIGFLLLVSLVLSAALSGVSGYFNGFLPEAFQIGRILNFVLSFGLITLLFAAIYKFLPDVEVPWKNLWVGSAVTALLFNIGKFLIGLYLGNSGVGSTYGAAGSLVVVLLWVFYSAQILLFGAEFTQVYSKYRGRPIEPAKHAVAVKEQTIDPATKRDR, encoded by the coding sequence ATGAGATTTAAAACGATTGTGCGCTTGGTGCGCGAGACGGTGAATGAATGGAACGAAGATAATGTGCCATTATGGGCGGCGGCATTGGCGTATTACACGATGTTCTCGTTAGCACCGCTGTTGATTATTGTGATTGCGATCGCAGGTGCAATCTATGGTGAAGAAGCTGCACGCGGTGAAATTGTTCGGCAGATTCAAGGATTGGTTGGGCGAGATGGAGCCGAATTTATTCAGTCGATGATTCAGAATGCAAGCAAACCCGATTCAGGCGGCGGGATTGCGACGCTGATCGGGATTGGATTTCTGATCTTTGGTGCCTCTGGTGTGTTTGGGCAGTTGCAAGCAGCACTGAATACGATTTGGGAAGTGAAGCCGAAACCAGGACGAGCGGTGAAGAGTTTCGTCCAAGCTCGGTTTTTATCGTTTGCGATGGTGTTGGTGATTGGATTTCTGCTGCTCGTTTCATTAGTGTTGTCGGCAGCATTGTCAGGAGTTAGTGGTTACTTTAATGGGTTTCTGCCAGAAGCGTTTCAGATTGGCAGAATTCTCAATTTTGTTTTGTCATTTGGATTAATCACGTTACTGTTCGCAGCGATTTACAAGTTTCTACCCGATGTCGAAGTGCCGTGGAAAAATCTTTGGGTTGGATCGGCGGTGACTGCACTGTTATTTAACATTGGTAAATTCTTAATCGGACTTTATCTGGGTAATAGTGGTGTTGGTTCTACTTATGGTGCTGCTGGATCGTTAGTGGTTGTATTGCTTTGGGTGTTCTATTCAGCGCAAATTTTGCTATTTGGTGCAGAGTTCACCCAGGTTTATTCTAAATATCGCGGTAGACCGATCGAGCCTGCGAAACACGCGGTAGCGGTAAAAGAACAAACCATCGATCCGGCTACGAAACGCGATCGCTAG
- a CDS encoding photosystem II reaction center protein T, which translates to MEAAAYILILALAIGVLFFAIAFREPPRIGK; encoded by the coding sequence ATGGAAGCTGCTGCATACATTTTGATTTTGGCTTTGGCGATCGGCGTTCTGTTTTTTGCGATCGCGTTTCGCGAACCACCGAGGATTGGTAAGTAG
- the psbB gene encoding photosystem II chlorophyll-binding protein CP47, with the protein MGLPWYRVHTVLVNDPGRLIATHLMHTALVAGWAGSMALYELAIFDPSDPVLNPMWRQGMFVLPFMARLGVTSSWGGWSITGETVTDPGFWSFEGVAAAHIVLSGLLFLAACWHWVYWDLELFRDPRTGEPALDLPKMFGIHLFLSGLLCFGFGAFHLTGLFGPGMWVSDAYGVTGHVQPVAPEWGPSGFNPFNPGGVVAHHIAAGIVGIIAGLFHLSVRPPERLYRALRMGNIETVLSSSIAAVFFAAFIVAGTMWYGNATTPIELFGPTRYQWDGSYFRQEIDRRVQNAVADGASLSEAYNQIPEKLAFYDYVGNSPAKGGLFRTGQMNKGDGIAQTWLGHPVFKDGEGRELFVRRLPNFFENFPVVLQDSDGVIRADIPFRKAESKYSFEQAGVTASFYGGKLDGQTISDPALVKRYARAAQLGEPFEFDRETLNSDGVFRTSPRGWFTFGHAVFALLFFFGHIWHGSRTIFRDVFAGVDPELSEEQVEWGRFAKVGDKSTLQRTEA; encoded by the coding sequence ATGGGACTACCCTGGTACCGCGTACACACAGTCCTAGTGAATGATCCAGGACGGTTGATCGCCACCCACCTGATGCACACCGCACTCGTCGCAGGTTGGGCGGGGTCAATGGCGCTTTATGAGCTTGCGATTTTTGATCCAAGCGATCCAGTTCTAAACCCCATGTGGAGACAAGGGATGTTCGTGCTGCCGTTTATGGCGCGGCTCGGAGTCACTTCTTCCTGGGGCGGTTGGAGTATTACGGGTGAAACCGTGACTGATCCAGGATTCTGGTCGTTTGAGGGCGTTGCGGCGGCTCACATCGTTTTATCGGGCTTGCTGTTCTTAGCAGCTTGCTGGCACTGGGTTTATTGGGATTTGGAACTTTTCCGCGATCCGCGTACAGGTGAGCCTGCACTCGATTTGCCGAAAATGTTCGGAATTCACTTGTTTTTGTCGGGTTTACTTTGCTTTGGTTTCGGTGCATTCCACTTGACCGGATTGTTTGGTCCGGGGATGTGGGTGTCCGATGCGTATGGGGTCACAGGACACGTTCAGCCTGTGGCACCGGAATGGGGTCCATCGGGATTCAATCCGTTTAATCCGGGTGGAGTCGTGGCTCACCATATTGCAGCAGGAATTGTCGGCATTATCGCTGGATTGTTCCATCTCAGTGTTCGTCCGCCTGAGCGGTTGTATCGCGCTCTGAGAATGGGGAACATCGAAACCGTATTGTCGAGCAGTATTGCAGCCGTGTTCTTTGCAGCGTTTATTGTTGCTGGAACCATGTGGTACGGAAACGCAACCACGCCGATCGAGCTTTTCGGACCGACCCGCTATCAGTGGGACGGCAGCTACTTCCGTCAAGAAATCGATCGACGGGTGCAGAATGCGGTTGCTGACGGTGCAAGCCTGTCAGAAGCGTACAACCAAATTCCTGAAAAGCTGGCGTTCTATGATTACGTCGGTAACAGCCCCGCAAAAGGTGGCTTGTTCCGTACCGGTCAGATGAACAAAGGTGATGGAATTGCTCAAACCTGGCTCGGTCATCCGGTCTTTAAGGATGGCGAAGGTCGCGAATTGTTCGTGCGTCGCTTGCCGAACTTCTTCGAGAACTTCCCAGTCGTTCTGCAAGATAGCGATGGCGTGATTCGGGCTGACATTCCGTTCCGTAAAGCTGAATCGAAATACAGTTTTGAACAAGCTGGTGTAACGGCAAGCTTCTACGGCGGTAAGTTAGATGGTCAAACCATCAGCGATCCGGCTCTAGTCAAACGCTATGCGCGTGCGGCTCAGTTGGGCGAACCGTTTGAATTCGATCGTGAAACCTTGAACTCGGATGGTGTCTTCCGCACCAGCCCGCGTGGATGGTTCACCTTCGGTCATGCTGTGTTTGCACTGCTGTTCTTCTTTGGTCATATCTGGCACGGTTCGAGAACGATCTTCCGGGATGTGTTCGCTGGGGTTGACCCCGAATTGTCAGAAGAACAAGTCGAATGGGGACGTTTTGCGAAAGTGGGTGACAAATCCACTCTTCAAAGAACGGAAGCGTAG
- a CDS encoding GlsB/YeaQ/YmgE family stress response membrane protein: MNILAWVILGLLAGAIAKAIYPGRQGGGLLSTMILGIVGAFIGGTITTVLETGTFAITATSLSIPGVFVAVLGAILAVFIYNKFASRAY; encoded by the coding sequence ATGAACATTCTAGCTTGGGTAATTTTAGGATTATTAGCGGGCGCGATCGCAAAAGCAATCTATCCCGGTCGTCAAGGCGGCGGACTGCTCAGCACTATGATTCTAGGCATCGTTGGCGCATTCATCGGCGGAACAATCACGACCGTATTAGAAACTGGAACCTTTGCCATCACTGCCACTTCTCTGAGCATTCCAGGTGTGTTTGTTGCAGTACTGGGTGCAATCTTGGCAGTCTTCATCTACAACAAGTTCGCAAGTCGCGCTTACTAA